In Streptomyces sp. NBC_01231, the sequence GCCCCGGACTTCATCGCCGTGGACAACAACAGGAAGTGGCTGTCCGACGCCGAGGCGTACGCCCGGCAGCTGCACCCCCACGCCACCTACACCATCGAGGACGTCACCCACGGCTACGTCCTGATGAAGCGGGAGACCCCAGGCGGGTCCCCCGGGCCGTGACCGCCCGACCGCGACCATCCCACCGCGGACGCCCACATGCGAACACCCGACCGTGAACGTGCCGTCGAGCCCGGTGCCGGAGGCAGCAACCTCCCACACCGGGCCCGACGTTCCCCGTTCCCCCGTTTCCCCCGTTCCCCGCTCCCCCGTCCGCGGTGGCTATTCGGTCGCGATCGCGTTCAGTACGTTCATCCGGCCCGCCCGGAACGCCGGGACCAGGGCGGCGAACAGGCCCACGAAGGCGGATCCGATGAAGACGCCGATGATCGTCGGCCAGGGGATCTCAAGGACGTTGAGACCCTCCAGGGCGAGCAGCTTCTGCGCGGTCGCGCCCCAGCCCATGCCCAGGCCGAGACCCAGCAGGGCGCCGAAGAGGGCGATCACCACCGACTCCATGCGGATCATGCGGCGCAGCTGGCGGCGGGAGAGGCCGATGGCCCGCATCAGGCCGATCTCCCTCGTCCGCTCGACCACCGACAGCGCCAGGGTGTTCACCACACCCAGGATCGCCACGATGATCGCCAGGGCGAGCAGGCCGTAGACCATGTTCAGGAGCTGGCCGATCTGGTCCTTCAGTTCCTGCTTGTAGTCGGTCTGGTCGCGGACCTGGTACTGCGGGTAGTCGTGCATGGACTTCTTCAGCGCCGCGTACGCCTGCTCCGCCTGACCGGTCTCGGCCTTGGCGAACATGATCGTGTTGGGCGGGATCTGGGCCGCCGGGACGTACGTCCGCATCGTGTCGATGCTGATGTAGCGCGCGCCCTGGTCGATGGCGGTGTCGTCGTCCGTGATGGCCGCGACCTTGAGCTTCGCCGTCTCGCCGCCCTTGAAGGCGACGGAGATGCTGTCGCCGACGTGCACGCCGTGCTTGGCGGCGTAGTCGGAACCGACCGACATGGCGTTCTTCCCGTAGGCGGCGGAGAGGCTGCCGGCCGTGGTCGGGCGGCGCAGGTCCTGCGCGTACGTCGGGTCGGCGGCCGTCACTCCGGAGTCGTCGGTCTTGCCGTCGGGCGAGGTCAGGGTGGCGTTGAGTTCCTTGTAGCGGGTGACGTGGGCGAGGCCCGGGGTGTCCTGCATGGCCTTCTCGGCCTGCGGGACGATCCGCTGGTTGCCCTGGACGATGAAGTCCGCGCCGACCGACTTGTCGAGTTCGCTGGTGGCCGAGGCGACCATGGAGGAGCCGACGACCGACAGACAGGCCACCAGGGCCAGGCCGATCATCAGGGCCGCGCCGGTGGCGCCGGTGCGGCGTGGGTTGCGCAGGGCGTTGCGCTCGGCCAGCCGGCCGACCGGGCCGAAGGCCCGCAGCAGCACCGCGCTGATCGCCCGGACGACACCACCGGCCAGCAGCGGGCCGATGACGACGAACCCGATCAGGGACAGCACCACACCGCCGCCCAGCATCAGCGATCCGTCGCTCGCCTTGTCGGCGTTGGCCGCCATGAACAGGGCCGCGGCACCGGCGGCCGTCAGCACCAGCCCGATGATGCCGCGTACCAGACCGGCCCTGCCGTCGGCCGGCGTGCCGGCGTCGCGCAGCGCGGCCATCGGGGAGACCTTGCCGGCGCGGCGGGCCGGCAGATAGGCGGCGAGGACGGTGACCACGACGCCCAGGATCACACCGGCGACCGGGGTGGTCGCCTTCACGGTCAGGTCGTCGGTGGAGAGGTTCATGCCGGCCGCGGACATCAGCTTCATCAGGCCGATGGCGATGCCGACTCCGGCGCCCACGCCCAGGATGGAGCCGACGACACCGAGCAGCAGCGCCTCGACCAGGACCGAGCGGTTGACCTGCTTGCGGGAGGAGCCGATCGCCCGCATCAGGCCGATCTCCCGGGTGCGCTGGGCGACCAGCATGGAGAAGGTGTTGATGATCAGGAAGATGCCGACCAGGAACGCGATCCCGGCGAAGCCGAGCATGGCGTACTTGATGACGTTCATGAACGAGTCGATGCCCTGGCGGTTCTCGTCGGCGTTCTCCTTGGCCGTCTGGATCTTGTACGTGCCGTCCACGGCCTGGGTGACGTGCTGCTTGAGCTGTGCGTCGGCGACGCCGGACGCGGCGTTCACGTAGATCTGGGTGAACCGGCCGGTGGCGCCGAGGAGTTCGCGCTGGGCGGTGGCCGTGTCGAAGTAGACGACGGCGGCACCGGGATTGGTCACCTTGAAGGTGGCGATGCCGACGATCTTCGCCTTGAAGTCACCGGTCTGCGCGATGGTGCGCAGTTCGTCGCCCATCGCGAGGTCGTGCTTGTCGGCGGTGTCGGCGTCGACCATCACCTCGGTCGGGCCCCGCGGGGCGTGTCCGGAGGTGATCTCCATCGCCCGCGCGTCGCTCTTGGTCCAGTTGCCCGCGATCGTCGGGGCGCCGCTGGTGGACCCCATATTGTCGTTGTCGCGATCGACGACGGTCACGTTCATCGAACTGACCGCGCCCTCGACCGACTTGACGCCATCCGCCTTCTCCACCCGCGCCAGCAGGGAGGCCGGCAGGGACTCTGGCTTGCCGTTCTGCGGGGTGTCGTCGCTCTTGGCCGCCTTGGGGGAGACCGTGACGTCGGACGCGGTCGTCGCGAAGAGCTTGTCGAACGTCGTGTTCATCGTGTCCGTGAACACGAGCGTGCCGCAGACGAAGGCGACCGACAGCAGGACCGCCACCGCCGACAGGGCCATGCGTCCCTTGTGCGCGAAGAAGTTGCGCATCGAGGTCTTCAGGACGGTCATGACGTACGCCCCCGGGCGTCGAAGTCCTTCATGCGGTCCAGGACGGCGTCCGCGGTCGGCTTGTACATCTCGTCGACGATCCGGCCGTCGGCGAGGTACAGCACCCGGTCCGCGTACGAGGCGGCCACCGGGTCGTGCGTGACCATGACGATGGTCTGGCCGAGTTCGTCGACGGAGCGGCGCAGGAAGCCCAGGACCTCGGCGCCGGCGCGCGAGTCGAGGTTTCCGGTGGGCTCGTCCCCGAAGATGATCTCGGGCTGGGCGGCCAGAGCCCGGGCCACGGCCACCCGCTGCTGCTGGCCGCCGGAGAGCTGCGTGGGCCGGTGCTTGAGCCGGTCGGAGAGTCCGACGGTGTCGACGACCCGCCCCAGCCAGGCCCGGTCCGGCTTGCGGCCCGCGATGTCCATGGGCAGCGTGATGTTCTCCAGCGCGTTCAGCGTGGGCAGCAGGTTGAACGCCTGGAAGATGAACCCGATCCGGTCCCGGCGCAGTTGGGTGAGCTTCTTGTCCTTCAGGCCGGTGATCTCGGTGTCGTCCAGGTAGATCTGTCCGGACGTGACGGTGTCGAGACCGGCGAGGCAGTGCATCAGCGTGGACTTGCCGGACCCCGAGGGGCCCATGATGGCGGTGAACTGGCCGCTGGCGATGTCCACGTCGACGTGGTCGAGCGCGACGACACGGGTCTCTCCGGAGCCGTAGGCCTTCACGACCTGCCGCGCCCGCGCGGCAACGGCCGTACGCCCTCCAGTGCCCCCGTGCCTGGGAATGGTTACAGCCGATGTCACGGTATGTCTCCTATGTCGGTCAGTCTCAGTCAAGTCGGTGCGTGGAGCGTGGGAAGAAGTGCTTGACGTCGAAGAGTCTGGTTCCCGGAGGGGGTCCGGCGCGCTGGTGCTCAGCGCAGTCTTCTACTGAGGAAAACCCCACCCCCACCGGTGTGGTGAACCGCCCCCCAGCGGCATAAAGCCAGATTAAGGACCGCACCGTGCCGTCTCATCCTCCGGCGGTACGAACCCTCCCCGAGCCGTAGTACGGAGGTACCCCTAGGGGCCCTCCACCGCGGGGTGGAGCTGTTCTCAGGGTCGGCTCCACCCTCCGGCCCACTCAGGCTCCGCCCTGCCGTGGCGTGAGGGTCAAGCCCTCCCTCGATGCACGGGCGGAATGGGAAGCTGTCCCACGGCAGATGGATGCAGGGGGAAGGAATCCGCGTGGGCGATACGAGACCGGCGATACGCGAAGCCGGGCGGGGCACCGTCCCCGACCGGCATGGTGCGGTCGTCGCCGCCCTGATGCTCGCGATGGCGCTGGCCGCCCTCGACTCCACCATCGTCTCCACGGCCGTACCGCAGATCGTCGGCGACCTCGGCGGCTTCTCGGTGTTCTCCTGGCTGTTCTCCGGCTATCTGCTCGCCGTGACGGTGACCCTGCCGGTGTACGGCAAGCTCTCCGACACCTTCGGCCGCAAACCGGTGCTGGTCGCGGGCGCGGTCCTCTTCCTGCTGGGCTCCCTGCTGTGCGCGCTGGCCTGGAACATGGGCGCGCTGATCGCGTTCCGGATCGTGCAGGGGCTGGGCGGCGGTGCGCTCCAGGGCACGGTGCAGACGCTCGCCGCCGACCTGTACCCCCTGAAGGACCGTCCGAAGATCCAGTCCAAACTGTCCACGGTGTGGGCGGTCTCGGCGGTCGCGGGGCCCGGCGTGGGCGGGGTGCTGGCGGCGTACGCGGACTGGCGCTGGATCTTCCTGGTGAACCTGCCGATCGGGGCGGTCGCGCTGTGGCTGGTCGTCCGGTACCTGCACGAGCCGGAGCGGGAGGCGCGGGCCCGCGCGCGGGTCGACTGGGCGGGCGCGCTGGCGGTGTTCGCGTGCGGCGGGGTACTGCTGACGGCCCTGGTGCAGGGCGGGGTGGCGTGGCCGTGGCTGTCGTGGCCCTCGCTCGCCCTGTTCGGGGCGGGACTGGCGCTGGCCGGGCTGGTCGTCGTCATCGAACGCCGGGCCGCCGAGCCGATCATCCCCGGGTGGGTGTGGCGCCGCCGGACGATCGCCGCGGTCAACCTCGCCCTCGGCGCGCTGGGCCTGCTGATGGTGGCGCCGGCCGTGTTCCTGCCGACGTACGCGCAGTCGGTGCTGGGACTGGCGCCGGTGGCCGCCGGGTTCGTGCTGTCCGTGTGGACGCTGAGCTGGCCCGTCTCGGCCGCCCTCAGCCAGCACGTGTACCGGCGTATCGGCTTCCGCAACACGGCGATGCTGGGCATCGGCACGGCGACGCTGATCCTGTTCGCGTTCCCCTTCCTGCCGTACCCCGGCGAGGCCTGGCAGCCGGCCCTGCTGATGCTGCTGCTCGGCGGCGCGCTCGGCCTCTTCCAGCTTCCGCTGCTGGTGGGCGTCCAGTCGACGGTCGGCTGGGCGGAACGCGGCACGACGACGGCGTCCGTCCTGTTCTGCCGGCAGACCGGCCAGACGGTCGGCGCGGCGCTGTTCGGCGCGGTCGCCAACGGCGTGCTCGCGGCGCGGCTCGGCGGCGCGGGCGACCTGGACTCGGTGACGCGCGCCCTGGACGCGGACACCGCGCCCGAGGCCACCCGCCGGGCCATCGCGGACGCGGTGCACGCCGTCTACCTGGGCGCGTCCTGCGCGGCGGCGGTGGCGTTCCTGGTGCTGCTGTTCCTGGCGCCGCGCAGGTTCCCGGTGCTCAAGGACTGACGCTCAAGGACCTGACGCTCCAGGACTGACCCTCCAGGACGGACACCCCAGGACGGACGCTCAGTGAGTGACGACCTCAGGGCAGCCGTACGGAGACCTCGGGGCTGTCCGGTGACGGTCCGTCCAGCACCGGCTGGGCGATGCCCTTGAGGTGCTGGTCGAAGAAGGCGGCGAGGTACGCGCGCGTGAGGGCCTCCCCGCGCTCGAAGGGAAGCGACGCGGTGTCGGGGATGCCGGCCAGCTCGGCGAGCAGGGGGACGTCGGTGAAGGAGCCGTGGTCGGCTCCGGCCACCGTCAGCCAGCGCTTCCAGCCGTCCAGGCGGTCCCAGCCCTCGTTCCAGGTCTTGTCGCCGGTCCTGTCCTTCGCCCCGAACATCAGGAAGGGACGGCCGTCGAGGCCGGTGTCGGGAACGGGCGCGAACATGCTGCCGTCCATGTTCGCGCCGGCCCGCACGCGCGCGTCGGCGGCCATGGTGGCGACGGCGGAGGCGCCCCCGATGGAGTGTCCGGCCATGCCGATCCGCCGCGGGTCGATCATGCGGGCGTACCGCCAGGCGGGATGACGGCCGGTCAGCCGGTCGAGCACGAAGGAGACGTCCACGGCCCGGCTCTCGGCGACGGTCCGGGGGTCGACCTCGGTCTGCTCGTCGCAGATGGCGCAGGGCAGGGTCGTGCCGTCGGGCAGGGTCGTCCCGGCGTTCTCGTACGGGTGGTCGACCAGCGCGACGACGTACCCCCGGCTCGCCAGGTCCTCGGCGAGACCGGTGAGCGTGGCCCGCGGGAACGTGAACCCGGGTGAGAGCACCAGGAGCGGGAACCGGCCGCCCCGGGGCCGCGCGTCGGTGTGCGACCAGGTGCGGACGCCGCTGATCACCTCGGGCGGGACGGTGGCGTCCGGAGCCCTCAGCCGCAGCAGGAAGCGGGCCTCGTCGGTGGTCATGTACGGCGCTGTCGGGCCACTCGTGCCGGGCCGGGCCGGGTAGTACATCGACACCATCAACTGCCGCGCGCCGGCGGCGGGCACCCAGGGGTCGGGGCGGTCGGTGTCCACGAGGTGCAGCGTGCCGCGACCGACGGGGTACGGGCCGATGGGGCGCGGGAGTTGTGCGGACGCGGAGACGGACGCGGTGGCGGAGGCCGGCGAGTTCTCCGTGGTCGCGGAGGCGGCACCGGCGATCGGCAGGGTCAGGGTGAGCGCGAGCACGGCCGTCGCGGCCGTGGCTAAGCGGCGTGATCTGGTCATACTCAGGACGGTAGGCCGCGGGACACGGGCCTGACGTCACCCCGCGGTCCCATGACCACGGGGTCCCGTAGTCCTACGGGACCCTTACCTCAGAGTTACGACCGAGCGCCCCCGTCCTTCCGTGGCCGCATGCCGGCCCTGACCCGGGAGCCCGCTTCCACAACCGACGACACCCACCCGCGCCGTGCCTACGCTGACCCCATGCCGAACCTGGAGCGCCTGCGGGCCGATCACGCGGACGCGCTGCTCGCCTTCGAGCGGGCCAACCGCGCCTACTTCGCACGGTCCATCCCGGACCGCGGGGACGCGTACTTCGAGGAGTTCGCCGCACTCCTCGAGGACCGCCTCGCCGAACAGGACGCCGGGCTCTGCCACTTCCACGTCCTGGTGGACGAGGAGGGCGAGCTGGTCGGCCGGGTCAACCTGGTGGACGTGGCGGCCGGATCCGCCGAACTCGGCTACCGCATAGGCGAGTTGACGGCGGGACGTGGTGTCGCGACGGCGGCGGTCCGGGACCTGTGCCGACTGGCCGGGACGACGTACGGCCTCGTCTCGCTCACCGCGATGGCCACCCTCGACAACCCGGCGTCGCGCACCGTCCTGGAGCGCAACGGCTTCACCGAGACCGGGTCCATCACCCTCGACGGCCGCCCGGGCGTCCGCTACCGGCGCACCCGACTCACCGACTGACCACCGACCCGCAGAGCTCCGTACCGGCGCACCACGGAGCACCGGACGACGGGTGAGCCCCTCACCCCAGCACTGTCACTCCAGCGCAGCCCGCCCCGTGAGCGCCGTCAGGCTGTTCCGTACGTGATCCATCTGCGTCCGCAGTTCGTCCCACCGGTCGCCGTGATCGCGCAGCACCTGTTCCGTCTCCCGGGCGATCCGCTCCTCCAGCACCCGAGCCTCCGCGACCAGCGCGGTCGCCCGCGCCTGCGCCTCCTCCGGCAGTGTGCGCGCCAACAGCTCCGCGTCGGCGTACGCCTGCTTCGCCTCGGACATCGCGGCCTCGGCCCGCACCCCCCGCTCCGCGACCCCGGCGTTCAGCGCGGCCAGCCGCTCCGCCGCCTCCCGCTCGGCGTCGGCCCACCGCTGGGCGTGCACCTTCTCCTGTTCGGCGAGCATCCCGGCGGTGCGCTGCCGCAGCTCCCGCACCTCGGACAGCGCCTCCGCACGCTCCTCCTTCACTTCACGCCGGGCACCGACCCAGATCTCCTCGGCCTCGGCGCGCGCCGCCAACAGCCGTTGCCGGACGCGCTCCTCGGCCTCCGCGCGTACGGAGTCGGCGTACGCCTGAGCGGCCTCGCGCACGCCCTCCGCCCGCGCCCGCGCCTCCTCCATGAGGCGCCGCGCTTCCTGCCGCGCGCCCTCCCGCAGCACCGCGGCCTCCGTCTGCCCGAGCTCGAAGAGCCGCCGCGCGTTCTCGCCGAGCGTCTCGTAGGTCTGCGGGGCCAGCGCCGACACGGTCTCCCGCAGCTCCGCCGCCTCCGCCTCCATCTGCTTGGCGAGCACGGTCAGCCGGGCGGCGCGTTCCCAGGCGGCGTCCCGGTCCCGGGAGAGGGCACCGGCGTACGCGTCGACCTGTTCGGGACGGTAGCCGCGCCCTCGTCCGGCCACGAACCCCCGCGCCGACACCGATGCGCTGCTCATCCTGGAACCCCTCTCCACCGAACGGATGCAACATGATGATTTTGCGCACATCTTGATATATCTGACGTAAGTGTTCATAACGCGACACTCCGAGTGCGGGTTACGGTCGCACACGCACACACGGGCAACAAGCGCGCACGCAAAAGGGCCGGGCCCGATCACTCGACCGGGCCCGGCCCTCTGCACGACGCGGATCGCGTCAGCGCGAACGCGTCACAGCAGTCCGTCCCACATCTGCTCCAGCAGCACCGACCACCAGCTCTCCGGCGAACCGAGCGCCGCCGGATCGAGAGCGGCCAACTGGGCCTGGAAGTCCACGCTCCACCGGCCCGCCTGCTCCTGGTTCAGCCCGAACCTGAGCCGCCACATCCGCCCCAGCAGCGAGAGGCACCGCTGGAACTCCGGCAGCCCCGTGTTCACGAACTGCGGCGGTACGGGAGCGCCGCCCGGCCCCGCCTCCACGGGCACCGCCACGATGTTCGCCGTGCCGTACTGCACGCAGATCGCCTTGCCGAAGTCGCTGCCCATCACGAGGTACGAACCCGCGTCCGAGGAGGGCTGCACCCCGCGCTCGGCCGCCAACTCCGCCAGCGTCGGCACCGGCCGCCCCGGCTGGGCCTGCGCCCAGAAGAACGGCCCCATGTCCGTCGGCAGCCCCGCGACCACCAGCGAGTGCGCCACGACCGGCGGCACGCCCTGCCGGGACACCGCGGCCTGCTCGAACCGGAACAACCCCGGTCCGAACGCCCCCGCCAACTCCTGCGCCACGCCCTCCGGCGGAATCGGCGGCGCCGGCTGAACCTGCGGCAGCGGTGCGCGGATCGGAGCGGGGCGGGCGGGACCGTCGGCCACCTGGTGCAACTCGCCCTGGTGCGCGATCAGTTGGCGCATGCCCTGCTGCCGGCTCGCGTGATCCGTGCCGTACGGGGCGATGCTCGCGAGCCGTGCCTGCGGCCACTGCTCCCGGATCATCCGCGCGCAGTACGCACCCGGCAGCTCGCACGACTCCAACTCCGTGTGCAGCTCCAGCACCTGGTCCGGCGGCACGTTCATGGCCCGCAGCTCGTGGAAGATCTGCCACTCCGGGTGCGGTGTCCCCGGCGCCGAACGCCGGATCAGCTGCTGCTCGGAACCGTCCTGCGCGCGGTACCGCAGGACGGCCTGATACCCGGGCCCGACCGTCGGCTGCCCCTGCTGCGGATAGCCGTACGACGGCTGCCCGGCCCCCGGCGGGGGCGGCGGCATCGCACCGGGCGGAGGCGGCGGCATGGCACCCGGCGGAGGCGGAGGCATGGCGCCGGGAGGCATGGCGCCGGGAGGCATTCCGCCAGGCGGCGGCATCGCGCCGGGAGGCATCGGCTGGGGCGCGCCGGGCGGTGCGACGGGGACGCCGCCCGGAGCCATACCGGGAGCGCCCGGAGCACCGGGAGCACCGGGAGCCTGTGGCGGCGGGGGTGTGCCGGGGGCGCCCACCGGAGGCCCGGACAGCACGGTCTCCGCGTGGTGCACAGCCCCTCGCGGTCCCCCGGAAGAGCCCTGCGGAGCCGCAGCACCAGGGGCACCCGGATGCTGGGGCGCGCCAGGAGCGGCGCCCGGCATCCCCGGAGCGCCGGGCGGATGAGGCGCACCAGGGGCACCCGGAGGGGTCGGCGCGCCCGCGCCGGGGCCAATCCCGCTCGGGTCGGCAAGCATCGTGGCGGCATGGTGGACACCGCCCGGA encodes:
- a CDS encoding FtsX-like permease family protein encodes the protein MTVLKTSMRNFFAHKGRMALSAVAVLLSVAFVCGTLVFTDTMNTTFDKLFATTASDVTVSPKAAKSDDTPQNGKPESLPASLLARVEKADGVKSVEGAVSSMNVTVVDRDNDNMGSTSGAPTIAGNWTKSDARAMEITSGHAPRGPTEVMVDADTADKHDLAMGDELRTIAQTGDFKAKIVGIATFKVTNPGAAVVYFDTATAQRELLGATGRFTQIYVNAASGVADAQLKQHVTQAVDGTYKIQTAKENADENRQGIDSFMNVIKYAMLGFAGIAFLVGIFLIINTFSMLVAQRTREIGLMRAIGSSRKQVNRSVLVEALLLGVVGSILGVGAGVGIAIGLMKLMSAAGMNLSTDDLTVKATTPVAGVILGVVVTVLAAYLPARRAGKVSPMAALRDAGTPADGRAGLVRGIIGLVLTAAGAAALFMAANADKASDGSLMLGGGVVLSLIGFVVIGPLLAGGVVRAISAVLLRAFGPVGRLAERNALRNPRRTGATGAALMIGLALVACLSVVGSSMVASATSELDKSVGADFIVQGNQRIVPQAEKAMQDTPGLAHVTRYKELNATLTSPDGKTDDSGVTAADPTYAQDLRRPTTAGSLSAAYGKNAMSVGSDYAAKHGVHVGDSISVAFKGGETAKLKVAAITDDDTAIDQGARYISIDTMRTYVPAAQIPPNTIMFAKAETGQAEQAYAALKKSMHDYPQYQVRDQTDYKQELKDQIGQLLNMVYGLLALAIIVAILGVVNTLALSVVERTREIGLMRAIGLSRRQLRRMIRMESVVIALFGALLGLGLGMGWGATAQKLLALEGLNVLEIPWPTIIGVFIGSAFVGLFAALVPAFRAGRMNVLNAIATE
- a CDS encoding ABC transporter ATP-binding protein yields the protein MTSAVTIPRHGGTGGRTAVAARARQVVKAYGSGETRVVALDHVDVDIASGQFTAIMGPSGSGKSTLMHCLAGLDTVTSGQIYLDDTEITGLKDKKLTQLRRDRIGFIFQAFNLLPTLNALENITLPMDIAGRKPDRAWLGRVVDTVGLSDRLKHRPTQLSGGQQQRVAVARALAAQPEIIFGDEPTGNLDSRAGAEVLGFLRRSVDELGQTIVMVTHDPVAASYADRVLYLADGRIVDEMYKPTADAVLDRMKDFDARGRTS
- a CDS encoding MFS transporter, with product MGDTRPAIREAGRGTVPDRHGAVVAALMLAMALAALDSTIVSTAVPQIVGDLGGFSVFSWLFSGYLLAVTVTLPVYGKLSDTFGRKPVLVAGAVLFLLGSLLCALAWNMGALIAFRIVQGLGGGALQGTVQTLAADLYPLKDRPKIQSKLSTVWAVSAVAGPGVGGVLAAYADWRWIFLVNLPIGAVALWLVVRYLHEPEREARARARVDWAGALAVFACGGVLLTALVQGGVAWPWLSWPSLALFGAGLALAGLVVVIERRAAEPIIPGWVWRRRTIAAVNLALGALGLLMVAPAVFLPTYAQSVLGLAPVAAGFVLSVWTLSWPVSAALSQHVYRRIGFRNTAMLGIGTATLILFAFPFLPYPGEAWQPALLMLLLGGALGLFQLPLLVGVQSTVGWAERGTTTASVLFCRQTGQTVGAALFGAVANGVLAARLGGAGDLDSVTRALDADTAPEATRRAIADAVHAVYLGASCAAAVAFLVLLFLAPRRFPVLKD
- a CDS encoding alpha/beta hydrolase — encoded protein: MTRSRRLATAATAVLALTLTLPIAGAASATTENSPASATASVSASAQLPRPIGPYPVGRGTLHLVDTDRPDPWVPAAGARQLMVSMYYPARPGTSGPTAPYMTTDEARFLLRLRAPDATVPPEVISGVRTWSHTDARPRGGRFPLLVLSPGFTFPRATLTGLAEDLASRGYVVALVDHPYENAGTTLPDGTTLPCAICDEQTEVDPRTVAESRAVDVSFVLDRLTGRHPAWRYARMIDPRRIGMAGHSIGGASAVATMAADARVRAGANMDGSMFAPVPDTGLDGRPFLMFGAKDRTGDKTWNEGWDRLDGWKRWLTVAGADHGSFTDVPLLAELAGIPDTASLPFERGEALTRAYLAAFFDQHLKGIAQPVLDGPSPDSPEVSVRLP
- a CDS encoding GNAT family N-acetyltransferase, translated to MPNLERLRADHADALLAFERANRAYFARSIPDRGDAYFEEFAALLEDRLAEQDAGLCHFHVLVDEEGELVGRVNLVDVAAGSAELGYRIGELTAGRGVATAAVRDLCRLAGTTYGLVSLTAMATLDNPASRTVLERNGFTETGSITLDGRPGVRYRRTRLTD
- a CDS encoding cellulose-binding protein, whose product is MSSASVSARGFVAGRGRGYRPEQVDAYAGALSRDRDAAWERAARLTVLAKQMEAEAAELRETVSALAPQTYETLGENARRLFELGQTEAAVLREGARQEARRLMEEARARAEGVREAAQAYADSVRAEAEERVRQRLLAARAEAEEIWVGARREVKEERAEALSEVRELRQRTAGMLAEQEKVHAQRWADAEREAAERLAALNAGVAERGVRAEAAMSEAKQAYADAELLARTLPEEAQARATALVAEARVLEERIARETEQVLRDHGDRWDELRTQMDHVRNSLTALTGRAALE
- a CDS encoding SUKH-4 family immunity protein is translated as MVTFAQAQERAEEWINGDVPSYQHCEVRVREFELGFVVWAEDRADGPRGDGGRQRLVIARDSGEATLWPSLPVGEVIRRYEEEYGRPDPVDQPTSAPAARVDLNQTSFLLSPPEWLQEAADKLGIPDRRGAASPSGAGAEAGPASGSGAASGSASVGGSGALPETQAGPGGVGAAAAAPSGGSSGAPGAPPGATPWAGTDTNGVGEDRSVPLPATVFAPPLSGSDDEAQPPAAPPDAKTALMSGGSQLPSTAVGPAVHDSNASGAGIPGAPPSGAAGAGAGAGAGAGAGAGAGVAPPPAPAPGGSSYGYPQGPGGAGVPGTPPPGVPSAGSVPPAPPAPAPNGSSYGYPQGAGGGAPQPPAPGAAAPGRSLAPNAGDIADAATSKAEPPMRRARSGGANPPPPPGAPGTPGARPAGAPGAPGPAAGGYVPTQMVSALGPDGPGGPAAGPGAPPAPPAPDAPRAPGPPNPPGAPNPPGAPNPPGAPQPPGAPGAPGGTPPGGVHHAATMLADPSGIGPGAGAPTPPGAPGAPHPPGAPGMPGAAPGAPQHPGAPGAAAPQGSSGGPRGAVHHAETVLSGPPVGAPGTPPPPQAPGAPGAPGAPGMAPGGVPVAPPGAPQPMPPGAMPPPGGMPPGAMPPGAMPPPPPGAMPPPPPGAMPPPPPGAGQPSYGYPQQGQPTVGPGYQAVLRYRAQDGSEQQLIRRSAPGTPHPEWQIFHELRAMNVPPDQVLELHTELESCELPGAYCARMIREQWPQARLASIAPYGTDHASRQQGMRQLIAHQGELHQVADGPARPAPIRAPLPQVQPAPPIPPEGVAQELAGAFGPGLFRFEQAAVSRQGVPPVVAHSLVVAGLPTDMGPFFWAQAQPGRPVPTLAELAAERGVQPSSDAGSYLVMGSDFGKAICVQYGTANIVAVPVEAGPGGAPVPPQFVNTGLPEFQRCLSLLGRMWRLRFGLNQEQAGRWSVDFQAQLAALDPAALGSPESWWSVLLEQMWDGLL